One genomic window of Halorhabdus sp. CBA1104 includes the following:
- the serA gene encoding phosphoglycerate dehydrogenase, producing the protein MKVLVTDPIDDAGLARLRSAGLDIVEDVDIDTDGVLEIVEDIDAMLIRGTEITREVFENAPNLKVVSRAGIGVDNIDIPAATDHGVIVANAPRGNVYAAAEHTIGLAFNAAKRIPQGHMQVGDGGWDGASFEGLELGGMTAGIVGLGRLGQEVAWRFDNLGMDLLAYDPYLGEARARQMGIELLDLDELLERVDLLSVQARLTDETRDLIGPEQIDRFGGDLVVLSSRGGIIDEQALADAVESGDIEAAGVDVFSTEPPAEDNPLLAVDDVVVTPHLGAKTYNAQVNVAVTAANSIISGLEGDEVQNALNIPSTDASSDPETRAYVDVAETASKLALRLFDGRVQSIEIEYAGELANEEVDLLTAAVFNPFGWQDVVVDAPTRIAEQRGIQVVESRRRETEDYQNLVSITVSDDEHELTVSGTLFGDNEPRIVEIDGFRVDATPHGTMLISYNNDEPGVIGSLGSILGEYDINIAGMANAREAIEGEAMSVYNLDTPVSDEVVDAMEADDRVTDVEVVELS; encoded by the coding sequence ATGAAGGTACTGGTCACGGACCCGATCGACGACGCTGGTCTGGCGCGCCTCCGGAGTGCCGGCCTGGACATCGTCGAGGACGTCGACATCGATACCGACGGCGTTCTCGAGATCGTCGAGGATATCGACGCAATGCTCATCCGCGGGACGGAGATTACCCGTGAGGTTTTCGAGAACGCACCAAATCTCAAGGTCGTCTCGCGGGCGGGGATCGGGGTGGACAACATCGATATCCCGGCAGCGACCGACCACGGCGTCATCGTGGCCAACGCACCCCGCGGAAACGTCTATGCCGCGGCCGAGCACACGATCGGCCTGGCCTTTAACGCCGCAAAGCGCATCCCGCAGGGCCACATGCAGGTCGGCGATGGCGGTTGGGATGGGGCGTCTTTCGAGGGGCTGGAACTGGGCGGGATGACCGCCGGGATCGTCGGCCTGGGTCGCCTTGGCCAGGAAGTCGCCTGGCGCTTTGACAATCTCGGGATGGATCTGCTCGCCTACGATCCGTACCTGGGAGAGGCTCGCGCTCGCCAGATGGGCATCGAACTCCTCGACCTCGATGAACTGCTCGAACGCGTCGATCTCCTCTCGGTCCAGGCTCGCCTGACCGACGAGACGCGGGACCTGATCGGTCCCGAGCAGATCGATCGTTTCGGCGGCGATCTCGTCGTGTTGAGCTCCCGTGGTGGTATCATCGACGAGCAAGCGCTTGCCGATGCCGTCGAGAGCGGCGACATCGAGGCTGCCGGCGTGGATGTCTTCTCGACGGAACCACCGGCCGAGGACAATCCGCTGCTCGCGGTCGACGACGTTGTCGTCACACCCCACCTCGGTGCCAAGACCTACAACGCGCAGGTCAACGTCGCTGTTACCGCCGCAAACAGTATCATCTCCGGGCTCGAGGGTGACGAAGTCCAGAACGCGCTCAATATCCCCTCGACGGACGCGAGTTCCGATCCCGAGACGCGAGCGTACGTCGACGTCGCCGAGACGGCCAGTAAACTCGCCTTGCGACTGTTCGACGGTCGCGTCCAGTCCATCGAAATCGAGTACGCCGGCGAGTTGGCCAACGAGGAAGTCGACCTGCTCACCGCAGCCGTGTTCAACCCCTTCGGCTGGCAGGACGTCGTCGTCGACGCCCCGACCCGGATCGCCGAACAGCGCGGGATCCAGGTCGTCGAGAGCCGCCGCCGCGAGACCGAAGACTACCAGAATCTGGTGTCGATCACCGTCTCCGACGACGAGCACGAACTGACCGTCAGCGGAACCCTCTTTGGCGACAACGAACCCCGGATCGTCGAGATCGATGGGTTCCGCGTCGATGCGACCCCACACGGCACGATGCTCATTTCGTACAACAACGACGAACCGGGCGTTATCGGCTCGCTCGGATCGATCCTCGGTGAGTACGACATCAACATCGCCGGGATGGCAAACGCTCGTGAGGCCATCGAGGGCGAAGCCATGTCCGTGTACAACCTCGACACGCCTGTCAGCGACGAGGTTGTCGATGCCATGGAGGCCGACGATCGAGTCACGGACGTCGAAGTCGTCGAACTGAGTTAG